The following coding sequences lie in one Phycicoccus duodecadis genomic window:
- a CDS encoding ATP-dependent DNA helicase RecG, whose translation MATESSPLRPIIAAAEKEFAKHRDIHTVGDLLAFWPRRYRTRESDLGAVTPGEFLVGVAEVRSASTRPMQKRKGTMLNVVITDGRHDIGITFFTAWGHEKALVPGARGIFAGTVGTYNQRLQLTHPGYTMLDDFDAGERKSLIPIYRRVGKLHTWTVTESVRRVLDVLDDVPDALPPEVRERRRLVSRIDALRGIHTPDSLDEVEEARRRLRYEEAFVLQATLAQRRRVSAAQATRARPGRPDGLLAAFDQRLPFTLTDGQREIGSTVADELGRAVPMHRLLQGEVGSGKTVVALRAMLQAVDSGGQAALLAPTEVLAAQHHRTMSGMLGDLALGGMLGGAEHGTRVVLLTGSMSTAERRKALLDVVSGEAGIVVGTHALLQEHVEFLDLALVVVDEQHRFGVEQRDALRGKGATPPHVLVMTATPIPRTVAMTVFGDLETSTLRELPAGRAPITTHVVPEERPGWMARTWARVAEEVAAGRQAYVVCPRIGDDDAPDEGAVLAAPDADLDPEGEEAPAPPRPLKSVTAVHAALVDEPALAGLTVEVLHGRLAPDDKDAVMARFQRGETDVLVSTTVIEVGVDVPNASVMVVMDADRFGVSQLHQLRGRIGRGGFPGLCLLVTGTEAEPARVRLAAVAATTDGFELARLDLSQRREGDILGAAQHGRRTQLEFLHILEHEDVIEDAREDAFAVVDADPELAGHPLLAAAVQARVDAEQAAYLERG comes from the coding sequence ATGGCCACCGAGTCCAGCCCGCTGCGCCCGATCATCGCGGCCGCCGAGAAGGAGTTCGCGAAGCACCGCGACATCCACACCGTCGGCGACCTGCTGGCGTTCTGGCCGCGGCGCTACCGCACCCGCGAGAGCGACCTGGGCGCGGTGACCCCGGGGGAGTTCCTCGTCGGGGTCGCCGAGGTCAGGAGCGCCTCGACCCGCCCGATGCAGAAGCGCAAGGGCACGATGCTCAACGTCGTCATCACCGACGGCCGGCACGACATCGGCATCACCTTCTTCACGGCGTGGGGCCACGAGAAGGCGCTGGTGCCGGGCGCGCGCGGGATCTTCGCGGGCACGGTGGGCACCTACAACCAGCGCCTCCAGCTCACCCACCCCGGCTACACGATGCTCGACGACTTCGACGCGGGGGAGCGCAAGAGCCTCATCCCCATCTACCGCCGGGTCGGCAAGCTGCACACCTGGACCGTCACCGAGAGCGTGCGGCGCGTCCTCGACGTCCTCGACGACGTCCCCGACGCCCTGCCGCCGGAGGTCCGCGAGCGGCGCCGGCTGGTCTCGCGTATCGACGCCCTGCGCGGCATCCACACCCCCGACTCCCTCGACGAGGTCGAGGAGGCCCGGCGGCGGCTGCGCTACGAGGAGGCGTTCGTCCTCCAGGCCACGCTCGCCCAGCGCCGGCGCGTCTCGGCGGCCCAGGCCACCCGGGCGCGCCCCGGCCGCCCCGACGGGCTGCTGGCCGCCTTCGACCAGCGCCTGCCGTTCACCCTCACCGACGGCCAGCGCGAGATCGGCTCGACCGTGGCCGACGAGCTCGGCCGGGCGGTGCCCATGCACCGGCTGCTCCAGGGGGAGGTCGGCTCGGGCAAGACCGTGGTGGCGCTGCGGGCGATGCTCCAGGCGGTCGACAGCGGCGGCCAGGCGGCCCTGCTCGCGCCCACCGAGGTCCTCGCCGCGCAGCACCACCGCACCATGAGCGGGATGCTCGGCGACCTGGCCCTGGGCGGGATGCTGGGGGGCGCCGAGCACGGCACCCGCGTGGTGCTGCTGACCGGCTCGATGTCCACCGCCGAGCGGCGCAAGGCCCTGCTCGACGTCGTCAGCGGCGAGGCCGGCATCGTCGTCGGCACCCACGCCCTGCTCCAGGAGCACGTCGAGTTCCTCGACCTCGCGCTGGTCGTGGTCGACGAGCAGCACCGCTTCGGCGTCGAGCAGCGTGACGCCCTGCGCGGGAAGGGCGCCACCCCGCCGCACGTCCTGGTCATGACGGCCACCCCCATCCCGCGCACGGTGGCGATGACGGTCTTCGGCGACCTCGAGACCTCGACCCTGCGCGAGCTGCCGGCCGGCCGCGCCCCCATCACCACCCACGTGGTGCCCGAGGAGCGGCCCGGCTGGATGGCGCGGACCTGGGCGCGGGTCGCCGAGGAGGTCGCCGCCGGGCGGCAGGCGTACGTCGTGTGTCCCCGCATCGGCGACGACGACGCGCCCGACGAGGGCGCGGTGCTCGCCGCCCCGGACGCCGACCTCGACCCCGAGGGCGAGGAGGCGCCGGCCCCGCCGCGCCCCTTGAAGAGCGTCACCGCGGTGCACGCCGCCCTGGTCGACGAGCCGGCGCTGGCCGGGCTCACCGTCGAGGTGCTGCACGGCCGGCTGGCCCCCGACGACAAGGACGCCGTGATGGCACGCTTCCAGCGGGGCGAGACCGACGTGCTGGTGTCGACCACCGTCATCGAGGTCGGGGTCGACGTGCCCAACGCCAGCGTCATGGTCGTGATGGACGCCGACCGCTTCGGGGTCTCGCAGCTGCACCAGCTGCGCGGGCGGATCGGGCGCGGCGGCTTCCCCGGCCTCTGCCTGCTGGTCACGGGCACCGAGGCCGAGCCCGCCCGGGTGCGCCTGGCGGCCGTGGCCGCCACCACCGACGGCTTCGAGCTGGCCCGCCTCGACCTCTCGCAGCGCCGCGAGGGCGACATCCTGGGCGCCGCCCAGCACGGCCGCCGCACCCAGCTGGAGTTCCTGCACATCCTCGAGCACGAGGACGTCATCGAGGACGCCCGCGAGGACGCCTTCGCCGTCGTCGACGCCGACCCCGAGCTCGCGGGCCACCCCCTGCTCGCCGCCGCGGTGCAGGCGCGTGTCGACGCCGAGCAGGCCGCCTACCTGGAGCGCGGATGA
- a CDS encoding Lrp/AsnC family transcriptional regulator — MVQAYILVQTDVGKAASVASTIAQIEGVVLAEDVTGPYDVIARVEASSVDDLGKLVISKIQDTDGITRTLTCTVVHV; from the coding sequence GTGGTACAGGCCTACATCCTGGTCCAGACCGACGTCGGCAAGGCCGCCTCGGTCGCTTCGACGATCGCGCAGATCGAGGGCGTCGTCCTCGCCGAGGACGTCACCGGCCCCTACGACGTCATCGCCCGGGTCGAGGCCTCGTCGGTCGACGACCTCGGCAAGCTCGTCATCTCCAAGATCCAGGACACCGACGGCATCACCCGCACCCTCACGTGCACGGTGGTCCACGTCTGA
- a CDS encoding DAK2 domain-containing protein, whose translation MPDVFTADDARHWALLTRAALAARRAEIDELNVFPVPDGDTGTNLYLTLDGAIEDATAALRADGELGTADLVRECTAMRRAVLMAARGNSGVILSQVVGGLCDVVTERQATEVDARMLAACLERGAAKARASVAHPQEGTILTVADAAAGGARAAADADGTLADVSGAAVAAAQEALAATPEQLPALARAGVVDAGGAGCVLLLESLHRVVTGAWTATDDGLLSAAPLHRRAEWRADVDAPPPAADDARDRGAGHDGPAFEVMYLLTGATADSVATLTATLDRLGDSLLVVGGPDLWNVHVHVDDAGAAVEAGILAGRPERVRITHLVSQPAARDQVLPLGVVAGAAGPGVAAVLEAAGAVAVPFGPGRRPSATQLVDAARRTGATSVVLLPADADGLMTAEIAARAAAGEGLELHVVPARTTVQALAALAVLDPDRSVHANVVAMTGAAVATRHGAVTVATKEALTWAGVCRPGDVLGIVDGDVALLADDLGVAAHDVLDRMLSAGGELVTLVVGAGADTALADRVAARLGRERPEVEVVVIDGGQPVYPLLLGVE comes from the coding sequence GTGCCCGACGTGTTCACCGCCGACGACGCCCGGCACTGGGCCCTCCTCACCCGGGCGGCCCTCGCGGCCCGCCGCGCCGAGATCGACGAGCTCAACGTCTTCCCGGTGCCCGACGGCGACACCGGCACCAACCTGTACCTGACCCTCGACGGCGCCATCGAGGACGCCACCGCCGCGCTGCGCGCCGACGGCGAGCTCGGCACCGCCGACCTGGTGCGCGAGTGCACGGCGATGCGGCGGGCGGTGCTGATGGCCGCCCGGGGCAACTCCGGCGTCATCCTGAGCCAGGTCGTCGGCGGCCTGTGCGACGTCGTCACCGAACGGCAGGCCACCGAGGTCGACGCGCGGATGCTGGCCGCGTGCCTCGAGCGCGGCGCCGCCAAGGCCCGCGCCAGCGTGGCGCACCCGCAGGAGGGCACCATCCTCACGGTCGCCGACGCGGCCGCCGGCGGCGCCCGGGCCGCTGCCGACGCCGACGGGACGCTCGCCGACGTCTCGGGCGCCGCCGTGGCCGCGGCCCAGGAGGCGCTGGCCGCCACGCCCGAGCAGCTCCCCGCCCTGGCCCGAGCGGGGGTCGTCGACGCCGGGGGAGCCGGCTGCGTGCTGCTGCTCGAGTCGCTGCACCGCGTGGTCACCGGCGCCTGGACCGCCACCGACGACGGCCTGCTCAGCGCGGCCCCGCTCCACCGGCGCGCCGAGTGGCGCGCCGACGTGGACGCGCCCCCTCCGGCGGCGGATGACGCCCGGGACCGGGGCGCCGGCCACGACGGCCCGGCGTTCGAGGTGATGTACCTGCTCACCGGCGCGACCGCCGACTCCGTCGCCACCCTCACGGCCACCCTCGACCGGCTGGGCGACTCGCTGCTGGTCGTCGGCGGCCCGGACCTCTGGAACGTGCACGTCCATGTCGACGACGCCGGCGCCGCGGTCGAGGCGGGCATCCTGGCCGGCCGCCCCGAGCGGGTGCGCATCACCCATCTGGTCTCGCAGCCGGCCGCGCGCGACCAGGTCCTGCCGCTGGGTGTCGTGGCCGGCGCCGCCGGCCCGGGCGTCGCCGCGGTGCTCGAGGCCGCCGGCGCGGTGGCGGTGCCCTTCGGCCCCGGCCGCCGCCCCTCGGCCACCCAGCTGGTCGACGCCGCCCGCCGCACCGGCGCCACGTCCGTGGTCCTGCTCCCGGCCGACGCCGACGGGCTGATGACCGCCGAGATCGCGGCCCGCGCGGCCGCCGGGGAGGGCCTGGAGCTCCACGTCGTGCCCGCCCGCACCACGGTGCAGGCGCTGGCCGCTCTCGCCGTCCTCGACCCCGACCGTTCCGTGCACGCCAACGTCGTGGCCATGACGGGGGCCGCGGTCGCCACCCGCCACGGGGCCGTCACCGTCGCCACCAAGGAGGCGCTCACCTGGGCCGGGGTGTGTCGGCCGGGCGACGTGCTCGGGATCGTCGACGGCGACGTCGCCCTCCTCGCCGACGACCTCGGGGTCGCCGCGCACGACGTCCTCGACCGGATGCTCTCAGCCGGCGGCGAGCTCGTCACCCTCGTCGTCGGCGCGGGTGCCGACACCGCGCTGGCCGACCGCGTGGCCGCGCGGCTCGGCCGGGAGCGACCCGAGGTCGAGGTCGTGGTCATCGACGGCGGCCAGCCCGTCTACCCCCTGCTGCTCGGGGTCGAGTGA
- a CDS encoding D-alanine--D-alanine ligase family protein, whose protein sequence is MTDRSSSDPIRVALVFGGRSSEHAVSCATAASVLEALDRDRYEVIPVGIAKDGHWVLAPDDPEPLRLAPGHEPEVDGGSASVIVPTSAADRTLVVHEPGEPPRTLGEVDVVFPLLHGPFGEDGTIQGLLDLADVRYVGSGVTASAVMMDKAMMKVVLAAAGLPVGPYVVITDREWRRDPAAALDAVGALTFPVFVKPARAGSSMGITRVTSMEHLEAAVEAAREHDPKVVVEQGITGREIECGVLEGHGTDAPRASELGECVVVSGHDFYDFEAKYLAGDDVRLTAPADVPSATAERIRAMAVTAFEAAGCEGLARVDFFLTDTGEVLVNEVNTMPGFTPSSMFPRMWAATGLPYPELIDDLVALALERRVGLR, encoded by the coding sequence ATGACCGACCGCTCCAGCTCCGACCCCATCCGGGTGGCCCTCGTCTTCGGCGGCCGATCCTCCGAGCACGCCGTGTCCTGCGCCACCGCGGCCAGCGTCCTCGAGGCCCTCGACCGCGACCGTTACGAGGTGATCCCGGTGGGGATCGCCAAGGACGGGCACTGGGTGCTCGCGCCCGACGACCCCGAGCCGCTGCGCCTGGCCCCCGGCCACGAGCCCGAGGTCGACGGCGGCTCGGCCAGCGTCATCGTGCCCACCAGCGCCGCGGACCGCACCCTCGTCGTCCACGAGCCGGGCGAGCCGCCGCGCACGCTCGGCGAGGTGGACGTCGTCTTCCCGCTGCTGCACGGCCCGTTCGGCGAGGACGGCACCATCCAGGGCCTGCTCGACCTGGCGGACGTGCGCTACGTCGGCTCCGGTGTCACCGCCTCGGCCGTGATGATGGACAAGGCGATGATGAAGGTCGTCCTGGCCGCGGCCGGGCTGCCGGTGGGGCCCTACGTCGTCATCACCGACCGCGAGTGGCGGCGCGACCCCGCGGCCGCCCTGGACGCCGTCGGCGCGCTGACCTTCCCGGTCTTCGTCAAGCCGGCGCGCGCGGGGTCGAGCATGGGCATCACCCGGGTCACGTCGATGGAGCACCTCGAGGCCGCCGTCGAGGCCGCCCGCGAGCACGACCCCAAGGTCGTCGTCGAGCAGGGCATCACCGGGCGCGAGATCGAGTGCGGCGTGCTCGAGGGCCACGGCACCGACGCCCCGCGGGCCAGCGAGCTCGGCGAGTGCGTGGTGGTCTCGGGCCACGACTTCTACGACTTCGAAGCCAAGTACCTGGCCGGCGACGACGTGCGCCTCACCGCCCCCGCCGACGTGCCGAGCGCCACCGCGGAGCGCATCCGGGCCATGGCGGTCACCGCCTTCGAGGCCGCCGGCTGCGAGGGGCTGGCGCGCGTCGACTTCTTCCTCACCGACACCGGCGAGGTGCTGGTCAACGAGGTCAACACCATGCCCGGCTTCACGCCGAGCTCGATGTTCCCCCGGATGTGGGCCGCCACCGGCCTGCCCTACCCCGAGCTCATCGACGACCTGGTGGCACTGGCGCTGGAGCGCCGCGTCGGGCTGCGCTGA
- the thiL gene encoding thiamine-phosphate kinase yields MTERLRDLDESALLARIFPVYAATARDPREVPVGPGDDAAVVGAPGGTVVATTDGMVRGRDWRDDWSSGHDVGVKVAAQNVADVAAMGARPTALLVSLVAGPAVAVEWAVDLARGIAQVAGEAGASVVGGDLSSAPEGVLVVTVTALGDLGGRAPVLRSGARPGDVVAVCGSLGRSGGGLALYLAGERPVDPGADAAARTAEAASLMAAHRAPRPPWEAGPVAADAGATALVDVSDGLVTDLGRVARASGVAIELDGAVLRARYADGPLSDCLGPDEALRQVLAGGEEHSLVGCFPAGTDVAGIPGEPWHAIGVVEPVGAAGPVVRVDGEVPDVRGWDHFAPS; encoded by the coding sequence ATGACCGAGCGCCTGCGCGACCTCGACGAGTCCGCGCTGCTCGCACGGATCTTCCCCGTGTACGCCGCCACCGCCCGCGACCCGCGCGAGGTGCCGGTGGGCCCCGGCGACGACGCCGCCGTGGTGGGGGCCCCGGGGGGCACGGTGGTGGCGACGACCGACGGGATGGTGCGGGGCCGCGACTGGCGCGACGACTGGTCCAGCGGGCACGACGTCGGCGTCAAGGTCGCCGCGCAGAACGTGGCCGACGTCGCCGCCATGGGCGCCCGTCCGACCGCCCTGCTGGTCTCGCTGGTGGCCGGCCCGGCCGTCGCCGTCGAGTGGGCGGTCGACCTCGCCCGCGGCATCGCGCAGGTGGCGGGGGAGGCCGGGGCGAGCGTGGTGGGCGGCGACCTGTCGTCGGCCCCCGAGGGCGTGCTCGTCGTGACGGTGACCGCGCTCGGCGACCTCGGCGGCCGCGCCCCCGTGCTGCGCTCGGGGGCGCGCCCGGGCGACGTGGTGGCCGTCTGCGGCTCGCTGGGCCGCTCCGGCGGCGGGCTGGCGCTCTACCTGGCGGGGGAGCGGCCGGTCGACCCCGGGGCCGACGCCGCCGCCCGCACCGCGGAGGCGGCGTCGCTGATGGCCGCTCACCGGGCCCCACGACCGCCGTGGGAGGCCGGCCCCGTGGCGGCCGACGCCGGGGCCACCGCCCTGGTCGACGTCTCGGACGGGCTCGTCACGGACCTCGGCCGGGTGGCCCGGGCCAGCGGGGTCGCCATCGAGCTCGACGGCGCCGTGCTGCGGGCCCGCTACGCCGACGGCCCGCTCAGCGACTGCCTCGGCCCCGACGAGGCCCTGCGCCAGGTGCTGGCCGGCGGCGAGGAGCACTCGCTGGTGGGCTGCTTCCCGGCGGGCACCGACGTGGCGGGGATCCCGGGGGAGCCGTGGCACGCCATCGGGGTGGTCGAGCCCGTGGGTGCCGCCGGCCCGGTGGTGCGGGTCGACGGCGAGGTGCCGGACGTGCGGGGCTGGGACCACTTCGCCCCCTCCTGA
- a CDS encoding DUF3515 family protein, which produces MHGGPRLTPRSARTAAALGAAAVVLSGCSSAVEVSVPGGAGAPACRAAAWPATVSGQERRDTSPASPAVAAWGDPALVARCGVAAIGPTDVECVDVDGQGWIPTPLSDGTRLVSFGTDPAVEVLVPSSYGPAPLLLPAFTEVAASLPRNGLVCR; this is translated from the coding sequence GTGCACGGTGGTCCACGTCTGACCCCCCGGTCCGCCCGCACGGCGGCAGCGCTCGGCGCTGCCGCCGTCGTGCTGTCCGGATGCTCCTCCGCCGTCGAGGTCTCGGTGCCGGGCGGGGCCGGCGCGCCGGCCTGCCGGGCCGCCGCGTGGCCGGCGACGGTCTCGGGCCAGGAGCGCCGCGACACCTCCCCCGCGAGCCCGGCCGTCGCCGCCTGGGGCGACCCCGCCCTGGTCGCGCGCTGTGGCGTCGCGGCCATCGGCCCCACCGACGTCGAGTGCGTCGACGTCGACGGCCAGGGCTGGATCCCCACCCCGCTCTCGGACGGCACCCGGCTGGTCTCGTTCGGCACCGACCCGGCGGTCGAGGTGCTCGTCCCGAGCTCCTACGGCCCGGCGCCGCTGCTGCTGCCGGCCTTCACCGAGGTCGCGGCCTCGCTGCCGCGCAACGGGCTCGTCTGCCGCTGA
- a CDS encoding lysophospholipid acyltransferase family protein, with amino-acid sequence MSTRSDDSRPFGYRFAIGLIRPLLMALTRRDWSGAEHLPTEGGWVVCTNHTSHLDPLAFAHFMVDQGRAPRFLGKNEVFTVPVVGAILRSADQIPVYRESGRASDAYRAAVEAVRAGKCVAIYPEGTLTRDPGLWPMRGKTGAARVALETRCPVVPVATWGPHELLAPYGRRLRLFPRRTMHVRAGAPVPLDDLYGRPVTAELLAEATDRIIDAITAELEVVRGERAPAQRFDPRREGVTRTGRPRRLRDAS; translated from the coding sequence GTGAGCACCCGCAGCGACGACTCGCGTCCCTTCGGCTACCGGTTCGCGATCGGCCTCATCCGGCCGCTGCTGATGGCCCTGACCCGGCGCGACTGGTCGGGCGCCGAGCACCTGCCCACCGAGGGCGGCTGGGTGGTCTGCACCAACCACACCTCGCACCTGGACCCGCTGGCGTTCGCGCACTTCATGGTCGACCAGGGCCGCGCCCCCCGGTTCCTCGGCAAGAACGAGGTCTTCACCGTGCCCGTGGTCGGGGCGATCCTGCGCTCGGCCGACCAGATCCCGGTCTACCGCGAGTCCGGGCGCGCCTCCGACGCGTACCGCGCCGCCGTCGAGGCCGTGCGCGCCGGCAAGTGCGTGGCCATCTACCCCGAGGGCACGCTGACCCGCGACCCCGGCCTGTGGCCGATGCGCGGCAAGACCGGCGCTGCGCGGGTGGCCCTCGAGACCCGGTGTCCGGTCGTCCCGGTGGCCACGTGGGGCCCGCACGAGCTGCTGGCCCCCTACGGCAGGCGGCTGCGGCTCTTCCCGCGCCGCACCATGCACGTGCGCGCGGGGGCCCCGGTGCCCCTCGACGACCTCTACGGCCGCCCGGTCACCGCCGAGCTCCTGGCCGAGGCCACCGACCGCATCATCGACGCCATCACCGCCGAGCTCGAGGTCGTGCGCGGTGAGCGGGCGCCCGCGCAGCGCTTCGACCCGCGCCGCGAGGGGGTCACCCGTACCGGGAGGCCGCGCCGCCTCCGGGACGCCTCGTGA
- the rpmB gene encoding 50S ribosomal protein L28: MAANCDVCGKGPSFGHNISHSHRRTKRRWNPNIQRVKALVGDAGVTPKRLNVCTSCLKAGKVKR; the protein is encoded by the coding sequence GTGGCTGCCAACTGCGACGTCTGCGGCAAGGGCCCCTCGTTCGGGCACAACATCTCGCACTCGCACCGCCGCACCAAGCGCCGCTGGAACCCCAACATCCAGCGCGTCAAGGCCCTCGTCGGCGACGCCGGCGTCACCCCCAAGCGGCTCAACGTGTGCACCTCCTGCCTCAAGGCCGGCAAGGTCAAGCGCTGA
- a CDS encoding trans-sulfuration enzyme family protein, which yields MTDEPTTETTDRQTPRDVGGLAPATRIVALGRENPAPGAQVGAPLVLTSTFHADGPVNYARGGNPTWSAFEEALGSLEGGDALVLASGMAAVTAALSLLPHGGTVVVPDAAYNGVMATVGDLEAAGAATVRRVDVTDTAAVVAALPGADLLWLESPTNPLLEVADLPALAAAARERGVLTVVDNTFATPLLQRPLEAGVDVVVHSATKYLSGHSDVLLGAVVTAGDERGRSLHEQLRRHRQLGGGIAGPMETWLALRGLRTLHLRLERACASAADLAGRLAGHHAVTRVRYPGFGAIVSIEVTGGAAGAEGVAASTRVWVHATSLGGVESLLERRRRQPNEPEKVPEELLRLSVGIEDVDDLWRDLSAALDRLGDDA from the coding sequence GTGACCGACGAGCCGACCACCGAGACCACCGACCGACAGACGCCGCGCGACGTCGGCGGCCTGGCCCCCGCGACGCGCATCGTGGCGCTGGGGCGTGAGAACCCCGCTCCCGGAGCCCAGGTGGGCGCCCCGCTCGTCCTCACCTCCACCTTCCACGCCGACGGCCCGGTCAACTACGCCCGCGGGGGCAACCCCACGTGGTCGGCCTTCGAGGAGGCCCTCGGCTCGCTCGAGGGCGGTGACGCCCTCGTCCTGGCGTCCGGGATGGCCGCGGTCACCGCTGCCCTCTCGCTGCTGCCGCACGGCGGCACCGTCGTCGTCCCCGACGCCGCCTACAACGGCGTGATGGCCACCGTGGGCGACCTCGAGGCCGCCGGGGCCGCCACCGTGCGCCGGGTCGACGTCACCGACACCGCCGCCGTGGTCGCGGCCCTGCCCGGAGCCGACCTGCTGTGGCTCGAGTCGCCCACCAACCCGCTGCTCGAGGTGGCCGACCTGCCGGCGCTGGCGGCCGCGGCCCGCGAGCGCGGCGTGCTCACCGTGGTCGACAACACCTTCGCCACGCCGCTGCTGCAGCGGCCGCTCGAGGCCGGCGTCGACGTCGTGGTGCACTCGGCCACCAAGTACCTCTCGGGCCACAGCGACGTCCTGCTCGGTGCGGTGGTCACCGCCGGCGACGAGCGCGGCCGGTCCCTGCACGAGCAGCTGCGCCGGCACCGCCAGCTCGGCGGCGGGATCGCCGGGCCGATGGAGACCTGGCTGGCCCTGCGCGGCCTGCGCACGCTGCACCTGCGTCTCGAGCGCGCGTGCGCCAGCGCTGCCGACCTCGCCGGGCGCCTCGCCGGGCACCACGCCGTCACCCGGGTGCGCTACCCCGGGTTCGGCGCCATCGTCAGCATCGAGGTCACCGGCGGCGCGGCCGGGGCCGAGGGGGTGGCGGCGAGCACGCGGGTCTGGGTGCACGCCACCAGCCTGGGCGGGGTGGAGTCGCTGCTCGAGCGTCGGCGCCGCCAGCCCAACGAGCCCGAGAAGGTGCCCGAGGAGCTGCTCCGGCTCTCGGTCGGCATCGAGGACGTGGACGACCTGTGGCGCGACCTCTCGGCCGCCCTCGACCGGCTGGGCGACGACGCCTGA
- a CDS encoding NAD(P)H-dependent glycerol-3-phosphate dehydrogenase — MSRAAVYGTGSWGTAFAAVLADAGTPVTMWGRRAEVVAQVNAGVNEDYLPELRLPPTVRATTDPAEAAEGADVVVLAVPSQTLRDNLTRWGSVLPRDAAVVSLMKGVELGTTQRMSEVIAEVAGVEDERVVVVSGPNLAREIAAKQPAASVVASRSAAMAERVAAACAAPYFRPYTASDVVGTEIAGAVKNVIALAVGMAEGLGMGDNSKASIITRGLAETMRLGTALGGEAVTFAGLAGVGDLIATCMSPLSRNHSFGVRLGQGMAVDEVVALTRQTAEGMKSCTSILELARAHGVDVPIVEQVDSMIRHGATAQEVTAALLSRPRKAETG, encoded by the coding sequence GTGAGCCGCGCCGCGGTCTACGGCACCGGCAGCTGGGGCACGGCCTTCGCGGCGGTCCTGGCGGATGCCGGCACCCCGGTGACGATGTGGGGCCGCCGCGCCGAGGTCGTGGCGCAGGTCAACGCCGGCGTCAACGAGGACTACCTGCCCGAGCTGCGGCTGCCGCCCACCGTGCGCGCCACCACCGACCCGGCCGAGGCCGCCGAGGGCGCCGACGTCGTGGTGCTGGCCGTGCCGTCGCAGACGCTGCGCGACAACCTCACCCGGTGGGGCTCGGTGCTGCCGCGCGACGCCGCGGTGGTCTCGCTCATGAAGGGCGTCGAGCTCGGCACGACCCAGCGGATGTCGGAGGTCATCGCCGAGGTCGCCGGGGTCGAGGACGAGCGCGTCGTGGTGGTGTCGGGGCCCAACCTGGCCCGTGAGATCGCCGCCAAGCAGCCCGCGGCCTCGGTGGTCGCGTCCCGCAGCGCAGCCATGGCCGAGCGGGTCGCGGCGGCGTGTGCGGCCCCCTACTTCCGGCCGTACACCGCCTCCGACGTCGTCGGCACCGAGATCGCGGGGGCGGTCAAGAACGTCATCGCGCTGGCGGTCGGGATGGCCGAGGGCCTCGGGATGGGCGACAACTCCAAGGCCTCGATCATCACCCGGGGGCTGGCCGAGACCATGCGGCTGGGCACGGCCCTCGGCGGTGAGGCCGTCACCTTCGCCGGCCTGGCCGGGGTCGGCGACCTCATCGCCACCTGCATGTCGCCGCTGTCGCGCAACCACTCCTTCGGCGTCCGCCTCGGGCAGGGGATGGCCGTCGACGAGGTCGTGGCCCTCACCCGGCAGACCGCCGAGGGCATGAAGTCGTGCACGTCCATCCTCGAGCTCGCCCGGGCCCACGGCGTCGACGTGCCGATCGTCGAGCAGGTCGACTCGATGATCCGGCACGGAGCCACCGCCCAGGAGGTCACCGCCGCGCTGCTGTCGCGCCCCCGCAAGGCCGAGACGGGCTGA